The Desulfotomaculum sp. genome contains a region encoding:
- the murA gene encoding UDP-N-acetylglucosamine 1-carboxyvinyltransferase, protein MERFVISGGKSLRGSVKISGSKNAALPILAASLLCNGQCIIKDTPSLQDVATICSVLTSLGAVVQRNGTTVTVDARSVNLMEVEEELTRRMRASNLVLGALVGRFHKAKISRPGGCDIGSRPMDLHLKGLCALGAEVSEKYGFITASADRLTGAEIHLDFPSVGATENIIMAAVLAAGNTIIRNAAREPEIVDLQNFLNSLGARIKGAGTGTIKIEGVNELHSGEYQILPDRIEAGTYMIAAAITGGEVVLENIIPEHLEALTAKLKEAGVKVEEGDDSIRVTGNGRIKSVDIKTMSYPGFSTDLQPQMMALLTLADNTSVITETVFEHRYKHVSELRRMGAEIRVEGQTAIVKGVQKLSGAPVEVTDLRAGAALVLAAMAADNGSVIEGVEHIDRGYERLEQKLNSLGARIIRIKS, encoded by the coding sequence GGTAAAGATCAGCGGCAGTAAAAATGCAGCCCTTCCAATTCTAGCGGCAAGTCTTTTATGCAACGGCCAGTGCATCATAAAGGATACGCCCAGCTTACAGGACGTGGCTACGATCTGCAGTGTTTTAACTTCACTTGGGGCGGTTGTTCAAAGAAATGGGACAACTGTAACTGTTGATGCAAGAAGCGTTAATTTAATGGAAGTTGAAGAAGAACTGACAAGGCGGATGCGTGCATCCAATCTTGTGTTGGGGGCTTTAGTAGGGCGCTTCCATAAAGCAAAAATTTCCCGGCCCGGAGGATGTGATATTGGCTCACGTCCGATGGACCTGCACCTGAAAGGTTTGTGCGCATTAGGGGCGGAAGTAAGTGAAAAGTACGGTTTTATCACAGCTTCGGCTGACCGGTTGACCGGCGCTGAAATACACCTTGATTTTCCCAGTGTGGGGGCTACTGAAAACATTATCATGGCTGCTGTCTTGGCAGCAGGAAATACTATCATCAGGAATGCCGCCCGTGAGCCTGAAATCGTGGATCTCCAAAATTTCCTCAACTCTCTTGGAGCAAGGATAAAGGGCGCCGGAACAGGTACGATCAAAATTGAAGGAGTTAATGAACTTCATTCCGGTGAATATCAAATACTTCCCGATCGCATAGAAGCCGGCACATATATGATTGCCGCCGCCATAACCGGTGGGGAAGTAGTCCTGGAGAACATCATTCCTGAGCATTTGGAAGCTTTGACCGCCAAGTTGAAAGAAGCAGGTGTGAAAGTTGAAGAAGGGGATGACAGCATAAGAGTTACCGGTAACGGCAGAATAAAGTCGGTGGATATAAAAACAATGTCCTATCCGGGTTTCTCAACAGACTTGCAGCCGCAGATGATGGCCTTGCTTACACTGGCTGATAATACCAGTGTTATTACGGAGACTGTTTTTGAGCACAGGTATAAGCACGTCAGTGAATTAAGAAGAATGGGCGCCGAAATAAGGGTGGAAGGACAGACAGCGATTGTTAAGGGGGTTCAGAAACTAAGCGGCGCACCGGTGGAAGTTACCGATTTACGGGCAGGGGCAGCCCTTGTTTTAGCGGCGATGGCTGCGGACAACGGGTCAGTCATAGAGGGAGTTGAACACATCGATCGCGGGTATGAACGGCTTGAGCAAAAGCTGAACAGTCTGGGAGCCCGGATTATACGTATTAAAAGCTAG
- a CDS encoding cell division protein FtsQ gives MDFLVTYRVEVKKTVKPNLGGSIFFILLLLLVVYILICSSFFEIQKVEVKGNIFYTTEKIKSLAAIDLHKNIFKVDLTAASSRIKKLPMIREAEVKRELPSGVLISIVEREPVAFLFTAPNFILIDEEGVYCRKGKISEADLPVVTGFSVHVPSEGQAIQNQFLTVALDVVKSLPQGLSGTLSEINVDKNKKITIYTLDGIRCRMGFPDNISRKGDVLGQVLDKLEDREIDYIDLSSADCPVIK, from the coding sequence GTGGACTTTTTGGTCACCTATCGGGTGGAGGTCAAAAAAACTGTCAAGCCTAACCTTGGCGGCAGTATTTTTTTTATCTTACTTTTGCTTCTGGTAGTTTATATACTCATTTGTTCTTCTTTTTTTGAGATACAAAAAGTAGAAGTGAAGGGAAATATATTTTATACCACCGAAAAGATAAAATCCCTGGCGGCTATTGACTTGCATAAGAATATTTTTAAAGTGGACCTGACTGCCGCATCTTCAAGAATAAAAAAACTTCCTATGATACGGGAAGCCGAAGTAAAACGCGAGTTGCCATCGGGTGTGCTCATCTCTATAGTGGAACGCGAACCGGTGGCTTTTTTATTTACCGCCCCAAATTTCATTCTGATTGATGAAGAAGGTGTATATTGCAGGAAAGGCAAAATTAGCGAAGCGGATCTCCCGGTAGTGACAGGCTTTAGTGTACACGTTCCGTCGGAAGGCCAGGCTATTCAGAACCAGTTTCTGACAGTTGCCCTGGATGTTGTTAAAAGCCTTCCACAGGGATTAAGCGGTACCTTATCGGAAATAAATGTGGACAAAAATAAGAAAATAACCATCTACACACTTGACGGGATTCGATGCCGGATGGGTTTTCCCGATAACATTTCCCGCAAGGGGGATGTTCTCGGACAGGTTCTGGACAAGCTTGAAGACAGGGAAATAGATTATATAGATCTTTCATCTGCGGACTGTCCTGTAATCAAGTAG
- a CDS encoding DUF1290 domain-containing protein: MWVSIWALLGLLLGVILGLYVPLFFPVAYAKYMSVAVLAALDSVFGGIRAAMEDTFDLAVFISGFFSNALLAAGLAFVGERLGIDLYLAAVVAFGVRLFQNLAIIRRHLLKK; encoded by the coding sequence ATGTGGGTAAGTATTTGGGCCTTGCTTGGCTTGCTTCTGGGAGTTATCCTGGGATTATATGTTCCTTTGTTTTTTCCCGTAGCCTATGCCAAGTATATGTCCGTCGCAGTGCTTGCGGCTTTGGACTCGGTTTTTGGGGGCATCCGGGCCGCTATGGAAGACACTTTTGATCTTGCAGTATTTATCAGCGGATTTTTCAGCAACGCTTTACTGGCTGCGGGATTGGCTTTTGTCGGTGAAAGGCTTGGTATCGACTTATACCTTGCCGCAGTTGTCGCATTTGGTGTCCGTCTGTTTCAAAACCTTGCTATTATCAGACGTCACCTTTTAAAGAAATAA
- a CDS encoding cell division protein FtsZ, with amino-acid sequence MLDLELNMDQFASIKVIGVGGGGNNAINRMIVAGLRGVEFIAVNTDAQALQLVQSNNKIQIGAKLTKGLGSGGIPEIGNKAAEESRDDIFQALKGADMVFVTAGMGGGTGTGAAPIVAEIAKEIGALTVGVVTKPFTFEGRRRMNQSETGIQNLREKVDTLITIPNDRLLQVIDKHTSMQEAFRIADDVLRQGVQGISDLIAVPGLINLDFADVKTIMKDTGSALMGIGIASGESRATEAAKIAISSPLLETSIEGARGVLLNITGGTGLGLFEVNEAAEIISQAADQEANIIFGAVIDEMMEEMVRVTVIATGFDQKPFIKKERPKTEVGLKPLSSHEELDIPAFLRRKR; translated from the coding sequence ATGCTTGACTTAGAGCTGAATATGGACCAATTCGCCAGCATAAAGGTAATTGGTGTCGGTGGGGGGGGAAATAATGCAATAAACCGGATGATTGTAGCCGGCTTAAGAGGTGTGGAATTTATTGCCGTAAATACTGATGCTCAGGCGCTGCAACTTGTCCAGAGCAACAATAAAATACAGATTGGAGCAAAGCTGACCAAAGGCTTAGGTTCAGGAGGCATTCCCGAGATTGGCAACAAAGCGGCGGAAGAAAGCAGAGATGATATCTTCCAGGCTTTAAAGGGCGCTGATATGGTTTTTGTGACAGCGGGTATGGGAGGAGGCACCGGTACCGGCGCTGCTCCGATAGTGGCGGAGATTGCCAAAGAAATAGGCGCGCTGACAGTCGGCGTGGTAACCAAACCGTTTACATTTGAAGGCCGCAGGAGAATGAACCAGTCCGAAACGGGTATTCAGAACCTCCGTGAGAAAGTCGACACGCTGATTACAATTCCTAATGACCGCCTGCTTCAGGTTATTGACAAACATACCTCAATGCAGGAAGCGTTTCGCATAGCTGACGATGTTCTGCGGCAGGGAGTCCAGGGAATATCGGATTTAATCGCTGTGCCCGGCTTGATTAATCTGGACTTTGCCGACGTAAAAACGATTATGAAAGATACCGGTTCAGCCTTGATGGGCATTGGAATAGCCAGCGGTGAAAGCCGGGCTACGGAAGCGGCAAAAATCGCTATTTCCAGCCCCCTGCTGGAGACGTCTATTGAAGGAGCAAGGGGAGTCCTGCTGAATATCACGGGCGGGACCGGTTTGGGCCTCTTCGAAGTTAACGAGGCTGCGGAGATTATTTCTCAGGCTGCAGACCAGGAGGCTAACATAATTTTCGGCGCCGTTATTGATGAAATGATGGAAGAAATGGTCAGAGTTACCGTCATTGCAACAGGTTTTGATCAAAAACCGTTCATTAAAAAGGAGCGTCCGAAGACGGAAGTTGGCCTGAAACCCTTAAGCAGTCACGAAGAACTTGATATACCCGCATTTCTTCGCCGGAAGCGCTGA
- the spoIIGA gene encoding sigma-E processing peptidase SpoIIGA has protein sequence MAGYVVYVDQVLIGNLIMNYVILWAAGRLGQVSPRFPRLLLAAGVGSVYSLLSFFSSAGWLYNLPAKVLMSLVMVLIAFAPLSWRVLGGCFCFFYLASFSLGGMVLGFTYLLHSSPVIAGEAERITSVIGRYFWAVVLLALCFFWAVYVTGGWFFRKKGGLNRFQVPLGISIYGRNVKVNALVDTGNSLMDPLTGEPVIVVEYSAIKVILPSVVKVFFEKKELDYTSLLAALEGTSWAARFRVIPFHSLGMEHGLLVGIRPDEVEIDQNGGKVFVDRVVIGISRGRLNSGSAYHALLHPGLLEAA, from the coding sequence TTGGCGGGTTACGTGGTTTATGTTGACCAGGTTTTGATCGGCAACTTAATCATGAACTATGTAATCTTGTGGGCTGCGGGGCGGTTAGGTCAGGTTAGCCCGCGCTTCCCAAGGCTTCTTCTTGCTGCAGGTGTCGGAAGCGTCTACTCTCTGCTTTCTTTTTTTTCATCAGCCGGCTGGCTTTATAACCTTCCTGCAAAGGTATTAATGTCACTGGTTATGGTCCTGATTGCTTTCGCTCCTTTGTCATGGCGTGTTCTGGGAGGCTGTTTTTGTTTTTTTTACCTTGCCTCTTTCAGCCTTGGCGGCATGGTCTTAGGCTTTACCTATCTTCTGCATTCAAGTCCGGTAATAGCGGGTGAAGCGGAAAGGATTACATCTGTAATCGGCAGGTATTTTTGGGCTGTGGTCCTGCTGGCTTTGTGTTTTTTCTGGGCTGTGTACGTCACAGGCGGCTGGTTTTTTAGAAAGAAAGGCGGCCTGAACCGTTTTCAGGTACCCCTTGGAATCAGCATTTACGGGCGGAACGTAAAAGTAAACGCGCTGGTAGATACAGGCAACAGCCTGATGGACCCTCTTACCGGGGAACCTGTAATCGTTGTGGAATACTCAGCCATAAAAGTTATCCTGCCATCCGTCGTGAAAGTGTTTTTCGAGAAAAAGGAGCTTGATTACACATCCTTGCTGGCTGCTTTGGAAGGAACATCATGGGCGGCGCGTTTCAGGGTAATCCCTTTTCATTCACTCGGCATGGAACATGGACTCCTTGTCGGTATTCGTCCCGATGAAGTGGAGATAGACCAGAATGGCGGAAAGGTGTTTGTTGACAGGGTGGTTATAGGAATCTCCCGCGGCCGCCTGAATTCAGGTTCCGCCTATCATGCCCTGCTTCATCCGGGTTTGCTGGAAGCGGCATAA
- a CDS encoding RNA polymerase sporulation sigma factor SigE has protein sequence MALKIWRVKLVFRVLLLRIFSRLGYCPKIFYVGSSEALPPPLSIDEECYLIDKLEAGDSAVRTVLIERNLRLVVYIARKFENTGVGVEDLVSIGTIGLIKAVNSFDPAKKIKLATYASRCIENEILMYLRRNSKTRSEVSFDEPLNTDWDGNELLLSDVLGTENDIIYKYIEEEVDRKLLHLALQKLGRRERMIMELRFGLANGVEKTQKEVADMLGISQSYISRLEKRIIKRLQREIHRLE, from the coding sequence ATGGCTTTAAAAATCTGGCGAGTGAAGCTGGTTTTTCGGGTTCTATTATTGCGGATATTCAGCCGGCTCGGTTATTGTCCTAAAATATTTTACGTGGGCAGTAGCGAGGCCCTGCCGCCCCCCCTTTCAATTGATGAAGAATGTTATCTGATCGACAAATTGGAAGCGGGCGATTCGGCCGTACGGACTGTTCTGATTGAAAGAAACCTGCGCCTTGTAGTCTATATTGCGCGCAAATTTGAAAATACGGGAGTTGGCGTCGAGGACCTGGTTTCCATAGGAACCATAGGCCTGATTAAGGCGGTCAACTCGTTTGATCCCGCTAAAAAAATCAAACTTGCCACCTATGCCTCCCGCTGTATTGAAAATGAGATCCTCATGTACCTTCGCAGAAACAGTAAAACACGTTCCGAGGTCTCGTTTGACGAACCTCTTAACACGGACTGGGACGGCAACGAACTGCTTCTTTCAGATGTGCTGGGAACTGAAAACGATATCATCTATAAATATATTGAGGAAGAAGTTGACCGTAAGCTTCTCCACCTTGCATTGCAGAAACTGGGCAGGCGGGAGAGGATGATCATGGAACTTCGTTTCGGGCTGGCCAACGGGGTTGAAAAAACTCAAAAAGAAGTTGCGGATATGCTTGGCATTTCACAGTCGTATATTTCACGGCTGGAAAAGAGGATCATTAAAAGGCTGCAGAGAGAAATCCACCGCCTGGAATAA
- a CDS encoding DUF456 domain-containing protein — protein MHVIGLILAIILFVIGLAGTILPVLPGAPIIFLGMIVYGLFTGFSDLTWGFFIWQALFTVLTFTVDYIASMWGTRRYGGSKTALWGSVIGMIIAIPVLGPAGIILGPFLGAFLGELLVSRTPEQALRTGVGSLIGLIGGSALKIAVELTMIIWFLVIIWR, from the coding sequence ATGCATGTAATCGGGTTAATCCTGGCAATAATTCTTTTTGTCATCGGCCTGGCCGGGACTATTCTTCCTGTTCTGCCCGGCGCGCCGATAATTTTTTTGGGAATGATTGTTTACGGACTGTTTACAGGCTTTTCTGATCTCACCTGGGGATTTTTCATCTGGCAGGCGCTGTTTACAGTTTTAACATTCACTGTTGATTACATCGCCAGCATGTGGGGTACACGCCGCTACGGGGGATCAAAAACTGCGCTCTGGGGAAGCGTAATCGGGATGATTATCGCAATACCGGTTTTAGGACCTGCGGGGATAATCCTGGGACCTTTCCTGGGCGCATTTTTAGGCGAACTGCTGGTCAGCAGGACACCAGAGCAGGCTTTGCGGACAGGTGTGGGATCCTTGATAGGGCTAATCGGCGGATCAGCGCTGAAGATAGCCGTTGAATTAACAATGATCATCTGGTTTTTAGTGATCATTTGGCGGTAA
- a CDS encoding tRNA-specific adenosine deaminase encodes MRQALAEAEKAFLLGEVPVGAVVVLNDVIIGRGHNLRETIQDGSAHAEIIALRQAAALQKDWRLSGSSIYTTVEPCPMCAGALLMFRVENLIYGVKDPKAGAVDSLIDIVRDTRFNHQVKVVSGVLEEECKAIIQMFFQQLRKKEEK; translated from the coding sequence ATGAGACAGGCCCTGGCCGAAGCCGAGAAAGCTTTTCTGCTTGGTGAAGTGCCCGTAGGGGCTGTTGTTGTCCTGAATGATGTAATTATCGGGCGGGGGCATAATCTTCGCGAAACAATACAGGACGGATCCGCCCACGCCGAAATCATCGCTCTTAGGCAGGCGGCGGCTTTGCAGAAAGATTGGCGCTTAAGCGGGTCTTCAATATACACAACCGTTGAGCCATGCCCCATGTGCGCAGGGGCGCTTTTAATGTTCCGGGTGGAAAACCTTATCTACGGTGTTAAAGATCCCAAGGCGGGGGCTGTTGATTCTTTAATCGATATAGTCCGGGATACAAGATTTAATCACCAGGTAAAAGTTGTTTCCGGAGTGCTTGAGGAAGAATGCAAAGCCATCATACAGATGTTTTTCCAGCAGCTGAGAAAAAAAGAAGAAAAATAA
- a CDS encoding prevent-host-death protein — MPIIRPVSDLRNKTPEIEEICIKEKKPVFITKNGNGHLVIMSQQLYEEQRALLELYERLDEAEEQSRAGKRRPFRDVIADLRSRIHAKTSN, encoded by the coding sequence ATGCCAATAATTCGTCCTGTTTCCGACCTGCGGAACAAGACTCCTGAAATTGAGGAAATATGCATAAAAGAGAAAAAACCGGTATTTATTACCAAGAATGGCAACGGTCATTTAGTCATTATGAGCCAGCAGCTTTATGAGGAACAGCGGGCTTTATTAGAACTTTATGAGAGACTTGACGAGGCGGAAGAACAAAGCCGCGCCGGAAAGCGCCGACCGTTCCGCGATGTTATAGCAGACTTAAGGAGCCGTATTCATGCCAAAACATCTAATTAA
- a CDS encoding type II toxin-antitoxin system mRNA interferase toxin, RelE/StbE family, whose translation MPKHLINITAAAEQDLVQIVDYIANDNPTAALKLAEEIECSILQLEDFPLIGAIPKNRRLTQQGYRVLIVDSYLVFYVPLNNGTVEIRRNISGKRDYNFFIITSMKTFLVCKGETLQDSPKSRVSCMITLIE comes from the coding sequence ATGCCAAAACATCTAATTAATATTACTGCAGCGGCAGAACAGGATTTGGTCCAAATTGTTGATTATATCGCAAATGACAACCCTACCGCCGCACTTAAATTGGCTGAAGAAATTGAGTGTAGCATTTTACAACTTGAAGACTTCCCGCTGATCGGCGCAATACCCAAAAATCGAAGACTAACCCAGCAAGGATACCGTGTTCTGATAGTCGATAGTTACTTGGTGTTTTATGTTCCGCTGAACAACGGGACCGTTGAAATACGGCGTAATATAAGCGGAAAAAGAGACTATAATTTTTTTATTATAACGTCGATGAAGACATTTCTTGTATGTAAAGGAGAGACTCTCCAAGATTCACCAAAGAGCAGGGTCTCGTGTATGATTACTTTAATCGAGTAG